In Rhodamnia argentea isolate NSW1041297 chromosome 4, ASM2092103v1, whole genome shotgun sequence, the following proteins share a genomic window:
- the LOC115729976 gene encoding cytosolic sulfotransferase 12-like has translation MQASQSPPPDHLRDLREDDMPQAFKDLVSSLPSEEDWVINTLRLYQGFWFPSRLLNGIFNCQNHFQAHPSDILLVTNPKSGTTWLTAILFALLNRAKYSNSNSQRRHPLLTQNSHDLVLHLEHKLYLQQENPDLSALASPRLFVTHLPYSSLPQSVSDSKCKLVYLVRNPKDTFISMWHFFNKMRPEENGQIPIQECLDKFCRGVSPYGPYWDHVLGYQKASLEKPEQVLFVTYEQMKLDPHVHVRRLADFVGCPFSEEELGDGAVEGILRMCSFDNLSSLEVNKSGKLSNGLENKLFFRRGEVGDWVNYMSAEMGERIDGVMDEKLHGSGLKL, from the coding sequence atgcAAGCCTCTCAATCTCCTCCTCCAGACCATTTAAGGGACTTGCGAGAGGACGACATGCCGCAAGCATTCAAGGACTTGGTCTCCTCTCTCCCTTCAGAAGAAGACTGGGTCATCAACACTCTCCGCTTGTACCAAGGCTTCTGGTTCCCCTCTCGGCTGTTGAATGGCATCTTCAATTGCCAAAACCACTTCCAAGCTCACCCCTCTGACATCCTCCTCGTCACCAACCCGAAATCCGGCACCACCTGGCTAAcggccatcctcttcgctcTTTTGAACCGTGCCAAGTACTCCAACTCCAACTCACAACGACGCCACCCTCTCCTAACCCAAAACTCCCACGACCTCGTGCTCCACTTGGAGCACAAGCTCTATCTCCAGCAAGAAAATCCCGATCTCTCTGCTTTAGCGTCCCCGAGGCTCTTCGTCACCCACTTGCCTTACTCCTCACTTCCCCAGTCAGTGAGTGACTCCAAGTGCAAGTTGGTTTACCTGGTTCGGAACCCTAAGGACACCTTTATCTCAATGTGGCACTTCTTCAACAAGATGAGGCCGGAAGAGAATGGCCAGATTCCGATCCAGGAGTGCCTTGACAAGTTTTGTCGAGGGGTGAGCCCTTATGGGCCTTACTGGGATCATGTGCTGGGTTACCAAAAAGCGAGCTTGGAGAAGCCAGAGCAGGTATTGTTCGTGACGTACGAACAGATGAAATTGGACCCGCATGTTCATGTGAGGAGGTTGGCCGATTTCGTGGGGTGTCCATTCAGCGAAGAAGAACTGGGAGACGGGGCGGTGGAGGGTATACTGAGGATGTGTAGCTTCGACAATTTGAGCTCATTGGAGGTGAATAAGAGCGGGAAGTTGTCGAATGGACTCGAGAACAAGTTGTTCTTCAGGAGAGGCGAGGTTGGAGATTGGGTGAATTACATGAGTGCTGAAATGGGGGAGAGAATTGACGGTGTCATGGACGAGAAGTTGCATGGTTCTggtttgaagctttga